One stretch of Halichoerus grypus chromosome 10, mHalGry1.hap1.1, whole genome shotgun sequence DNA includes these proteins:
- the ZNF512B gene encoding zinc finger protein 512B isoform X1: MTDPFCVGGGRRLPGSTKSGPGKDGGRNEVRLPVLHDPPKLGMPVARGGQTVPSQAPLCFDSGSPASDRTEGKKKGRPKAENQALRDIPLSLMNQWKDEFKAHSRVKCPNSGCWLEFPSIYGLKYHYQRCQGGAIPERLTFPCPFCEAAFTSKTQLEKHRIWNHMDRPLPAPKPGPVSRPVTISRPVGVSKPIGVSKPVTIGKPVGVSKPIGISKPVTVSRPVPVTKAVTVSRPVPVTKAVTVSRPVPVTKPIPVTRSVPVTKPVPVTKAVTLNKPVPVTKSVPVTKPVTINKPVPMTKLVTVTKPVPVTKPVTVSRPIVVSKPVTVSRPIAISRHTPPCKMVLLTKSENKAPRATGRSSGKKRAADSLDACPILPKQARPENGEYGPSTTGHSSAFQLSTDPSGSPLSLGSRLLGSKEAPRAAGPVSAPEEGAERTKHRRKQKTPKKFTGEQPSISGTFGLKGLAKAEDKSRVHRAKKQEGPGPEDVRKKVLAPASTVSKEVPAPTAHPAPGGPEEQWQRAIHERGEAVCPTCNVVTRKTLVGLKKHMEVCQKLQDALKCQHCRKQFKSKAGLNYHTMAEHSAKPSDAEASEGSEQEERERLRKVLKQMGRLRCPQEGCGAAFSSLMGYQYHQRRCGKPPCEVDSPSFPCTHCGKTYRSKAGHDYHMRSEHTAPPPEEPEDKPPETEDLLGVERTPSGRIRRTSAQVAVFHLQEIAEDELARDWTKRRVKDDLVPETARLNYTRPGLPTLNPQLLEAWKNEVKEKGHVNCPNDCCEAIYSSVSGLKAHLASCSKGDHLVGKYCCLLCPKEFSSESGVKYHILKTHAENWFRTSADPLPKHRSQDSLAPKKEEKKSLAGGKKRGRKPKERTPEEPAPKMPPRRDDWPPGGRDKGARGSTGRKMGASKAPEKPKAWGSLVTHGSGLMRAPEQPHLSTRHWTPAPPATSQDRP, encoded by the exons ATGACTGATCCCTTCTGCGTTGGAGGAGGCCGCCGGCTCCCAGGGTCCACCAAGAGTGGACCTGGGAAGGATGGAGGCCGGAATGAGGTCCGACTTCCTGTGCTGCACGACCCACCAAAGTTGG GGATGCCGGTGGCCCGGGGTGGGCAGACAGTGCCCAGCCAGGCCCCACTCTGCTTTGACTCGGGAAGTCCAGCCAGTGACAGGACCgaagggaagaagaaggggcGTCCGAAAGCTGAGAACCAGGCCCTCCGAGACATtcct CTCTCCCTGATGAACCAGTGGAAAGACGAATTCAAGGCACACTCAAGGGTGAAGTGTCCAAACTCAGGGTGCTGGCTGGAATTCCCCAGCATCTACGGGCTCAAGTATCATTACCAGCGGTGTCAAGGG GGCGCCATCCCAGAAAGGCTGACCTTTCCCTGCCCCTTCTGTGAGGCTGCCTTCACCTCCAAGACCCAGCTGGAGAAGCACCGCATTTGGAACCACATGGACCgacccctgcctgcccccaagCCTGGGCCAGTCAGCCGGCCGGTCACCATCAGCCGGCCCGTTGGGGTCAGCAAGCCCATCGGAGTGAGCAAACCTGTCACCATTGGCAAACCTGTGGGTGTCAGCAAACCCATCGGCATCAGCAAGCCAGTGACGGTCAGCAGGCCTGTGCCGGTCACCAAGGCTGTCACGGTCAGCAGGCCTGTGCCGGTCACCAAGGCTGTCACGGTCAGCAGGCCCGTGCCGGTCACCAAACCCATACCAGTCACCAGGTCTGTGCCGGTCACCAAACCTGTGCCAGTCACCAAGGCAGTGACTCTCAATAAGCCAGTGCCAGTCACCAAATCCGTGCCGGTTACCAAACCGGTGACCATCAACAAACCGGTGCCGATGACAAAGCTTGTGACAGTTACGAAACCCGTGCCAGTCACGAAGCCAGTGACGGTCAGCAGGCCCATTGTGGTCAGTAAGCCAGTGACGGTCAGCAGGCCCATTGCCATCAGCAGACACACACCACCTTGCAAAATGGTGCTGCTGACCAAGTCTGAGAACAAAGCTCCTCGTGCCACAGGGAGGAGCAGCGGTAAGAAAAG GGCAGCGGACAGCCTGGATGCCTGCCCCATCCTGCCAAAGCAGGCGAGGCCGGAGAATGGGGAGTATGGCCCCTCCACCACGGGCCACAGCTCGGCCTTccagctgagcacagaccccAGCGGCAGCCCCCTCTCCCTGGGCAGCAGGCTCTTGGGGAGCAAGGAAGCACCGAGGGCCGCAGGCCCTGTGTCCGCACCTGAGGAGGGAGCGGAGCGCACAAAGCACA gaaggaaacagaaaacaccCAAGAAGTTTACAGGGGAGCAGCCGTCCATCTCAGGGACCTTCGGACTCAAAG gCCTAGCCAAGGCAGAGGACAAATCCCGCGTGCACCGCGCCAAGAAGCAGGAGGGGCCGGGCCCCGAGGATGTGCGGAAGAAGGTGCTGGCTCCAGCTAGTACTGTCAGCAAGGAAGTGCCGGCCCCCACGGCCCACCCAGCTCCAG GTGGCCCTGAGGAGCAGTGGCAGCGGGCCATCCATGAACGGGGGGAGGCCGTCTGCCCCACCTGCAACGTGGTCACCCGAAAGACCCTCGTGGGGCTCAAGAAGCACATGGAAGTGTGTCAGAAG CTGCAGGACGCTCTCAAGTGTCAGCACTGTCGGAAACAGTTCAAATCGAAGGCCGGCCTCAACTATCACACGATGGCCGAACACAGCGCCAAG ccctctgACGCTGAGGCCTCGGAGGGGAGtgagcaggaggagcgggagcgGCTGCGCAAGGTGCTGAAGCAGATGGGGAGGCTGCGCTGCCCCCAGGAG GGCTGCGGGGCCGCCTTCTCCAGCCTCATGGGCTACCAGTACCACCAGCGACGCTGTGGAAAGCCTCCGTGTGAGGTGGacagcccctccttcccctgcacCCACTGTGGAAAGACCTACCGCTCCAAGGCTGGACACGATTACCACATGCGCTCGGAGCACACGGCCCCG ccACCTGAGGAACCTGAGGACAAGCCCCCTGAAACTGAGGATCTGCTGGGAGTCGAGCGGACCCCCAGCGGCCGCATCCGCCGCACGTCAGCCCAGGTGGCCGTATTCCACCTGCAGGAGATTGCAGAGGACGAACTAGCTCGAGACTGGACCAAGCGGCGGGTGAAGGACGACCTGGTACCTGAGACTGCCCGG CTCAACTACACTCGGCCAGGCCTCCCCACGCTCAACCCCCAGCTGCTGGAGGCATGGAAGAATGAAGTCAAGGAGAAAGGCCATGTCAACTGCCCCAATGAT TGCTGTGAAGCCATCTACTCCAGTGTGTCCGGTCTTAAGGCGCATCTTGCTAGCTGCAGCAAG GGAGACCACCTGGTGGGGAAGTATTGTTGTCTGCTGTGTCCGAAGGAGTTCAGCTCTGAGAGTGGCGTCAAATATCACATCCTCAAGACCCATGCAGAG AACTGGTTTCGTACTTCGGCAGACCCACTTCCCAAACACAGGAGCCAGGACTCACTGGCGCccaagaaggaggagaagaagagtcTGGCGGGCGGAAAGAAGCGAGGCCGAAAGCCCAAGGAGCGGACCCCTGAGGAGCCCGCGCCCAAGATGCCCCCCCGTCGGGACGACTGGCCCCCAGGAGGCAGAGACAAGGGGGCCCGGGGCTCCACTGGCCGGAAGATGGGAGCCAGCAAGGCCCCCGAGAA GCCCAAGGCTTGGGGGTCCTTGGTGACCCATGGTTCTGGGCTGATGAGGGCACCTGAGCAGCCTCACCTCTCCACCCGACACTGGACCCCAGCACCCCCAGCTACCTCCCAGGACAGACCCTGA
- the ZNF512B gene encoding zinc finger protein 512B isoform X2 — MTDPFCVGGGRRLPGSTKSGPGKDGGRNEVRLPVLHDPPKLGMPVARGGQTVPSQAPLCFDSGSPASDRTEGKKKGRPKAENQALRDIPLSLMNQWKDEFKAHSRVKCPNSGCWLEFPSIYGLKYHYQRCQGGAIPERLTFPCPFCEAAFTSKTQLEKHRIWNHMDRPLPAPKPGPVSRPVTISRPVGVSKPIGVSKPVTIGKPVGVSKPIGISKPVTVSRPVPVTKAVTVSRPVPVTKAVTVSRPVPVTKPIPVTRSVPVTKPVPVTKAVTLNKPVPVTKSVPVTKPVTINKPVPMTKLVTVTKPVPVTKPVTVSRPIVVSKPVTVSRPIAISRHTPPCKMVLLTKSENKAPRATGRSSGKKRAADSLDACPILPKQARPENGEYGPSTTGHSSAFQLSTDPSGSPLSLGSRLLGSKEAPRAAGPVSAPEEGAERTKHRRKQKTPKKFTGEQPSISGTFGLKGLAKAEDKSRVHRAKKQEGPGPEDVRKKVLAPASTVSKEVPAPTAHPAPGGPEEQWQRAIHERGEAVCPTCNVVTRKTLVGLKKHMEVCQKLQDALKCQHCRKQFKSKAGLNYHTMAEHSAKPSDAEASEGSEQEERERLRKVLKQMGRLRCPQEGCGAAFSSLMGYQYHQRRCGKPPCEVDSPSFPCTHCGKTYRSKAGHDYHMRSEHTAPPPEEPEDKPPETEDLLGVERTPSGRIRRTSAQVAVFHLQEIAEDELARDWTKRRVKDDLVPETARLNYTRPGLPTLNPQLLEAWKNEVKEKGHVNCPNDCCEAIYSSVSGLKAHLASCSKGDHLVGKYCCLLCPKEFSSESGVKYHILKTHAENWFRTSADPLPKHRSQDSLAPKKEEKKSLAGGKKRGRKPKERTPEEPAPKMPPRRDDWPPGGRDKGARGSTGRKMGASKAPEK, encoded by the exons ATGACTGATCCCTTCTGCGTTGGAGGAGGCCGCCGGCTCCCAGGGTCCACCAAGAGTGGACCTGGGAAGGATGGAGGCCGGAATGAGGTCCGACTTCCTGTGCTGCACGACCCACCAAAGTTGG GGATGCCGGTGGCCCGGGGTGGGCAGACAGTGCCCAGCCAGGCCCCACTCTGCTTTGACTCGGGAAGTCCAGCCAGTGACAGGACCgaagggaagaagaaggggcGTCCGAAAGCTGAGAACCAGGCCCTCCGAGACATtcct CTCTCCCTGATGAACCAGTGGAAAGACGAATTCAAGGCACACTCAAGGGTGAAGTGTCCAAACTCAGGGTGCTGGCTGGAATTCCCCAGCATCTACGGGCTCAAGTATCATTACCAGCGGTGTCAAGGG GGCGCCATCCCAGAAAGGCTGACCTTTCCCTGCCCCTTCTGTGAGGCTGCCTTCACCTCCAAGACCCAGCTGGAGAAGCACCGCATTTGGAACCACATGGACCgacccctgcctgcccccaagCCTGGGCCAGTCAGCCGGCCGGTCACCATCAGCCGGCCCGTTGGGGTCAGCAAGCCCATCGGAGTGAGCAAACCTGTCACCATTGGCAAACCTGTGGGTGTCAGCAAACCCATCGGCATCAGCAAGCCAGTGACGGTCAGCAGGCCTGTGCCGGTCACCAAGGCTGTCACGGTCAGCAGGCCTGTGCCGGTCACCAAGGCTGTCACGGTCAGCAGGCCCGTGCCGGTCACCAAACCCATACCAGTCACCAGGTCTGTGCCGGTCACCAAACCTGTGCCAGTCACCAAGGCAGTGACTCTCAATAAGCCAGTGCCAGTCACCAAATCCGTGCCGGTTACCAAACCGGTGACCATCAACAAACCGGTGCCGATGACAAAGCTTGTGACAGTTACGAAACCCGTGCCAGTCACGAAGCCAGTGACGGTCAGCAGGCCCATTGTGGTCAGTAAGCCAGTGACGGTCAGCAGGCCCATTGCCATCAGCAGACACACACCACCTTGCAAAATGGTGCTGCTGACCAAGTCTGAGAACAAAGCTCCTCGTGCCACAGGGAGGAGCAGCGGTAAGAAAAG GGCAGCGGACAGCCTGGATGCCTGCCCCATCCTGCCAAAGCAGGCGAGGCCGGAGAATGGGGAGTATGGCCCCTCCACCACGGGCCACAGCTCGGCCTTccagctgagcacagaccccAGCGGCAGCCCCCTCTCCCTGGGCAGCAGGCTCTTGGGGAGCAAGGAAGCACCGAGGGCCGCAGGCCCTGTGTCCGCACCTGAGGAGGGAGCGGAGCGCACAAAGCACA gaaggaaacagaaaacaccCAAGAAGTTTACAGGGGAGCAGCCGTCCATCTCAGGGACCTTCGGACTCAAAG gCCTAGCCAAGGCAGAGGACAAATCCCGCGTGCACCGCGCCAAGAAGCAGGAGGGGCCGGGCCCCGAGGATGTGCGGAAGAAGGTGCTGGCTCCAGCTAGTACTGTCAGCAAGGAAGTGCCGGCCCCCACGGCCCACCCAGCTCCAG GTGGCCCTGAGGAGCAGTGGCAGCGGGCCATCCATGAACGGGGGGAGGCCGTCTGCCCCACCTGCAACGTGGTCACCCGAAAGACCCTCGTGGGGCTCAAGAAGCACATGGAAGTGTGTCAGAAG CTGCAGGACGCTCTCAAGTGTCAGCACTGTCGGAAACAGTTCAAATCGAAGGCCGGCCTCAACTATCACACGATGGCCGAACACAGCGCCAAG ccctctgACGCTGAGGCCTCGGAGGGGAGtgagcaggaggagcgggagcgGCTGCGCAAGGTGCTGAAGCAGATGGGGAGGCTGCGCTGCCCCCAGGAG GGCTGCGGGGCCGCCTTCTCCAGCCTCATGGGCTACCAGTACCACCAGCGACGCTGTGGAAAGCCTCCGTGTGAGGTGGacagcccctccttcccctgcacCCACTGTGGAAAGACCTACCGCTCCAAGGCTGGACACGATTACCACATGCGCTCGGAGCACACGGCCCCG ccACCTGAGGAACCTGAGGACAAGCCCCCTGAAACTGAGGATCTGCTGGGAGTCGAGCGGACCCCCAGCGGCCGCATCCGCCGCACGTCAGCCCAGGTGGCCGTATTCCACCTGCAGGAGATTGCAGAGGACGAACTAGCTCGAGACTGGACCAAGCGGCGGGTGAAGGACGACCTGGTACCTGAGACTGCCCGG CTCAACTACACTCGGCCAGGCCTCCCCACGCTCAACCCCCAGCTGCTGGAGGCATGGAAGAATGAAGTCAAGGAGAAAGGCCATGTCAACTGCCCCAATGAT TGCTGTGAAGCCATCTACTCCAGTGTGTCCGGTCTTAAGGCGCATCTTGCTAGCTGCAGCAAG GGAGACCACCTGGTGGGGAAGTATTGTTGTCTGCTGTGTCCGAAGGAGTTCAGCTCTGAGAGTGGCGTCAAATATCACATCCTCAAGACCCATGCAGAG AACTGGTTTCGTACTTCGGCAGACCCACTTCCCAAACACAGGAGCCAGGACTCACTGGCGCccaagaaggaggagaagaagagtcTGGCGGGCGGAAAGAAGCGAGGCCGAAAGCCCAAGGAGCGGACCCCTGAGGAGCCCGCGCCCAAGATGCCCCCCCGTCGGGACGACTGGCCCCCAGGAGGCAGAGACAAGGGGGCCCGGGGCTCCACTGGCCGGAAGATGGGAGCCAGCAAGGCCCCCGAGAAGTGA
- the ZNF512B gene encoding zinc finger protein 512B isoform X3, translating to MTDPFCVGGGRRLPGSTKSGPGKDGGRNEVRLPVLHDPPKLGMPVARGGQTVPSQAPLCFDSGSPASDRTEGKKKGRPKAENQALRDIPLSLMNQWKDEFKAHSRVKCPNSGCWLEFPSIYGLKYHYQRCQGGAIPERLTFPCPFCEAAFTSKTQLEKHRIWNHMDRPLPAPKPGPVSRPVTISRPVGVSKPIGVSKPVTIGKPVGVSKPIGISKPVTVSRPVPVTKAVTVSRPVPVTKAVTVSRPVPVTKPIPVTRSVPVTKPVPVTKAVTLNKPVPVTKSVPVTKPVTINKPVPMTKLVTVTKPVPVTKPVTVSRPIVVSKPVTVSRPIAISRHTPPCKMVLLTKSENKAPRATGRSSGKKRAADSLDACPILPKQARPENGEYGPSTTGHSSAFQLSTDPSGSPLSLGSRLLGSKEAPRAAGPVSAPEEGAERTKHRRKQKTPKKFTGEQPSISGTFGLKGLAKAEDKSRVHRAKKQEGPGPEDVRKKVLAPASTVSKEVPAPTAHPAPGGPEEQWQRAIHERGEAVCPTCNVVTRKTLVGLKKHMEVCQKLQDALKCQHCRKQFKSKAGLNYHTMAEHSAKPSDAEASEGSEQEERERLRKVLKQMGRLRCPQEGCGAAFSSLMGYQYHQRRCGKPPCEVDSPSFPCTHCGKTYRSKAGHDYHMRSEHTAPPPEEPEDKPPETEDLLGVERTPSGRIRRTSAQVAVFHLQEIAEDELARDWTKRRVKDDLVPETARLNYTRPGLPTLNPQLLEAWKNEVKEKGHVNCPNDCCEAIYSSVSGLKAHLASCSKWGQLRGPATEKPHGFRKPTC from the exons ATGACTGATCCCTTCTGCGTTGGAGGAGGCCGCCGGCTCCCAGGGTCCACCAAGAGTGGACCTGGGAAGGATGGAGGCCGGAATGAGGTCCGACTTCCTGTGCTGCACGACCCACCAAAGTTGG GGATGCCGGTGGCCCGGGGTGGGCAGACAGTGCCCAGCCAGGCCCCACTCTGCTTTGACTCGGGAAGTCCAGCCAGTGACAGGACCgaagggaagaagaaggggcGTCCGAAAGCTGAGAACCAGGCCCTCCGAGACATtcct CTCTCCCTGATGAACCAGTGGAAAGACGAATTCAAGGCACACTCAAGGGTGAAGTGTCCAAACTCAGGGTGCTGGCTGGAATTCCCCAGCATCTACGGGCTCAAGTATCATTACCAGCGGTGTCAAGGG GGCGCCATCCCAGAAAGGCTGACCTTTCCCTGCCCCTTCTGTGAGGCTGCCTTCACCTCCAAGACCCAGCTGGAGAAGCACCGCATTTGGAACCACATGGACCgacccctgcctgcccccaagCCTGGGCCAGTCAGCCGGCCGGTCACCATCAGCCGGCCCGTTGGGGTCAGCAAGCCCATCGGAGTGAGCAAACCTGTCACCATTGGCAAACCTGTGGGTGTCAGCAAACCCATCGGCATCAGCAAGCCAGTGACGGTCAGCAGGCCTGTGCCGGTCACCAAGGCTGTCACGGTCAGCAGGCCTGTGCCGGTCACCAAGGCTGTCACGGTCAGCAGGCCCGTGCCGGTCACCAAACCCATACCAGTCACCAGGTCTGTGCCGGTCACCAAACCTGTGCCAGTCACCAAGGCAGTGACTCTCAATAAGCCAGTGCCAGTCACCAAATCCGTGCCGGTTACCAAACCGGTGACCATCAACAAACCGGTGCCGATGACAAAGCTTGTGACAGTTACGAAACCCGTGCCAGTCACGAAGCCAGTGACGGTCAGCAGGCCCATTGTGGTCAGTAAGCCAGTGACGGTCAGCAGGCCCATTGCCATCAGCAGACACACACCACCTTGCAAAATGGTGCTGCTGACCAAGTCTGAGAACAAAGCTCCTCGTGCCACAGGGAGGAGCAGCGGTAAGAAAAG GGCAGCGGACAGCCTGGATGCCTGCCCCATCCTGCCAAAGCAGGCGAGGCCGGAGAATGGGGAGTATGGCCCCTCCACCACGGGCCACAGCTCGGCCTTccagctgagcacagaccccAGCGGCAGCCCCCTCTCCCTGGGCAGCAGGCTCTTGGGGAGCAAGGAAGCACCGAGGGCCGCAGGCCCTGTGTCCGCACCTGAGGAGGGAGCGGAGCGCACAAAGCACA gaaggaaacagaaaacaccCAAGAAGTTTACAGGGGAGCAGCCGTCCATCTCAGGGACCTTCGGACTCAAAG gCCTAGCCAAGGCAGAGGACAAATCCCGCGTGCACCGCGCCAAGAAGCAGGAGGGGCCGGGCCCCGAGGATGTGCGGAAGAAGGTGCTGGCTCCAGCTAGTACTGTCAGCAAGGAAGTGCCGGCCCCCACGGCCCACCCAGCTCCAG GTGGCCCTGAGGAGCAGTGGCAGCGGGCCATCCATGAACGGGGGGAGGCCGTCTGCCCCACCTGCAACGTGGTCACCCGAAAGACCCTCGTGGGGCTCAAGAAGCACATGGAAGTGTGTCAGAAG CTGCAGGACGCTCTCAAGTGTCAGCACTGTCGGAAACAGTTCAAATCGAAGGCCGGCCTCAACTATCACACGATGGCCGAACACAGCGCCAAG ccctctgACGCTGAGGCCTCGGAGGGGAGtgagcaggaggagcgggagcgGCTGCGCAAGGTGCTGAAGCAGATGGGGAGGCTGCGCTGCCCCCAGGAG GGCTGCGGGGCCGCCTTCTCCAGCCTCATGGGCTACCAGTACCACCAGCGACGCTGTGGAAAGCCTCCGTGTGAGGTGGacagcccctccttcccctgcacCCACTGTGGAAAGACCTACCGCTCCAAGGCTGGACACGATTACCACATGCGCTCGGAGCACACGGCCCCG ccACCTGAGGAACCTGAGGACAAGCCCCCTGAAACTGAGGATCTGCTGGGAGTCGAGCGGACCCCCAGCGGCCGCATCCGCCGCACGTCAGCCCAGGTGGCCGTATTCCACCTGCAGGAGATTGCAGAGGACGAACTAGCTCGAGACTGGACCAAGCGGCGGGTGAAGGACGACCTGGTACCTGAGACTGCCCGG CTCAACTACACTCGGCCAGGCCTCCCCACGCTCAACCCCCAGCTGCTGGAGGCATGGAAGAATGAAGTCAAGGAGAAAGGCCATGTCAACTGCCCCAATGAT TGCTGTGAAGCCATCTACTCCAGTGTGTCCGGTCTTAAGGCGCATCTTGCTAGCTGCAGCAAG TGGGGGCAACTCCGAGGTCCTGCCACAGAGAAGCCTCATGGGTTCCGGAAGCCCACCTGTTGA
- the SAMD10 gene encoding sterile alpha motif domain-containing protein 10: protein MFTELRTKLSPPRGRAGAVRAGFGERRDVDAAAHFSFCQTLLEHTVSAESIPCHLPRTPGTSLTWHDSRSQRAAGGRPVKLLQQPGTEAPQGRLYSDHYGLYHTSPSLGGLTRPVVLWSQQDVCKWLKKHCPHNYLVYVEAFSQHAITGRALLRLNGEKLQRMGLAQEAQRQEVLQQVLRLQVREEGRSLQLLSQASFGNTS, encoded by the exons ATGTTCACGGAGCTAAGGACCAAGCTGAGCCCCCCGCGAGGCCGCGCCGGGGCTGTGCGTGCCGGCTTCGGGGAACGCCGGGATGTGGACG CCGCTGCACACTTCAGCTTCTGCCAAACCCTCCTGGAGCACACGGTGTCCGCTGAGAGCATCCCCTGCCACCTGCCTCGGACGCCGGGCACCAGCCTCACGTGGCACGACTCCCGTAGCCAGAGGGCCGCTGGTGGCCGGCCTGTCAAGCTCCTGCAGCAGCCTGGCACAGAGGCCCCCCAG GGCCGGCTGTACTCTGACCACTATGGCCTGTACCACACAAGCCCCTCCCTGGGCGGCCTGACGAGGCCTGTGGTCCTGTGGAGTCAGCAGGACGTGTGCAAGTGGCTCAAGAAGCACTGTCCCCACAACTACCTCGTCTATGTGGAGGCCTTCTCCCAGCACGCCATCACAG GCCGGGCGCTGCTGCGGCTGAATGGGGAGAAACTGCAGCGCATGGGGCTGGCGCAGGAAGCACAGCGGCAGGAAGTGCTGCAGCAGGTGCTGCGCCTGCAGGTGCGCGAGGAGGGGCGGAGCCTGCAGCTGCTCAGCCAAG CCTCTTTCGGAAACACGTCCTAG